A window from Micromonospora terminaliae encodes these proteins:
- a CDS encoding endonuclease domain-containing protein yields the protein MGASWAELRRALPADDADELTWLLFRQDDVISLGQAREHLTRKAIRHRLATGRWRQVHRAVLVAHNGPVGAAQLRWIAVLAAGPTALLGGLTAAQAGGLRGFPDRVVHLLLPAAVRRAPLPTGVRAHRTSHLPGRDALPVGLPPRTAAARSVVDAAQWAAGDGQARAIVAAAFQQRLVGGDDLHEVDRMPRLRRRRLILTTASDAAGGAHSLGELDLSSLVRRAGLPEPTRQQVRRDATGRRRYLDAYFEEWRVHVEVDGGQHLDPAHAWADMRRQNDLWVEGDRILRFPSWALRADPETVVGQLRAALRAAGWNG from the coding sequence GTGGGGGCTTCCTGGGCGGAACTGCGGCGGGCTCTGCCGGCTGACGACGCGGACGAGCTGACCTGGTTGCTCTTTCGGCAGGACGACGTGATCAGCCTGGGGCAGGCGCGGGAGCACCTGACCCGCAAGGCGATCCGGCATCGGCTGGCGACCGGTCGCTGGCGCCAGGTGCACCGTGCGGTGCTCGTCGCACACAACGGTCCGGTCGGCGCGGCTCAGCTGCGGTGGATCGCCGTGCTGGCCGCCGGTCCGACCGCGCTGCTCGGCGGGCTCACCGCCGCACAGGCGGGCGGGCTGCGCGGGTTCCCCGACCGTGTGGTGCATCTGCTGCTTCCGGCCGCCGTTCGTCGTGCCCCACTGCCAACGGGCGTCCGGGCGCACCGCACGAGCCACCTACCGGGTCGGGACGCGCTGCCCGTGGGGCTGCCACCCCGGACGGCCGCGGCCCGCTCGGTCGTCGACGCGGCCCAGTGGGCTGCCGGCGACGGGCAGGCCCGGGCCATCGTCGCGGCAGCCTTTCAGCAGCGGCTGGTGGGTGGCGACGACCTGCACGAGGTCGACCGGATGCCGCGCCTCCGCCGGCGCCGGTTGATCCTGACCACCGCGTCGGATGCCGCCGGCGGCGCGCACTCGCTGGGCGAGCTGGATCTGTCGAGCCTGGTTCGCCGGGCCGGGCTTCCGGAACCGACGCGTCAGCAGGTCCGGCGGGACGCGACCGGCCGGCGCCGCTACCTGGACGCGTACTTCGAGGAGTGGCGGGTGCACGTCGAGGTCGACGGCGGCCAGCATCTCGACCCCGCCCACGCCTGGGCCGACATGCGTCGGCAGAACGACCTCTGGGTGGAGGGCGACCGTATCCTTCGCTTCCCCTCGTGGGCTCTACGCGCAGACCCGGAGACGGTCGTCGGCCAACTACGGGCGGCCCTCCGCGCCGCCGGCTGGAATGGTTGA
- a CDS encoding D-arabinono-1,4-lactone oxidase, whose protein sequence is MAGTPAAWSNWAGNQRSTAALTVRPRTVEEVAEAVRHAADTGRTIRAVGSGHSFTGTAVADGHRLDLADLDTGVTIDTARRLVTVPAGTTLHTLNDLLARHGLAMPNLGDIDAQTVAGALSTGTHGTGGKLGCLSTFVTALTLVTGTGEVLRCSADEHRDVFAAARVGLGAVGVLVEVTLRCVDAFVLRAHERPAALAAVLDDLPGLVERHDHAEFYWFPYTDRVQVKANDRVPADDRPLPRWRGWLDDEFLSNTVFAGACRLGRAVPALAPGISAISARALTERTYTGRSDLVFCTPRRVRFVEMEYGLPRAALPTALAELRRIVDGLPFKVLFPVEVRFTAADDIWLSHGYGRDSAYVAIHQYVGMPYEPYFREFEKVAADLGGRPHWGKLHWRDAESLAEAYPKFGDFLAVRDRLDPDRRFTNPYLNQVLGA, encoded by the coding sequence ATGGCCGGCACGCCAGCCGCCTGGTCCAACTGGGCCGGCAACCAGCGCAGCACCGCCGCCCTGACGGTGCGCCCCCGCACCGTCGAGGAGGTCGCCGAGGCGGTCCGCCACGCCGCCGACACCGGCCGGACGATCCGGGCGGTGGGCAGCGGACACTCCTTCACCGGCACCGCCGTCGCCGACGGGCACCGGCTCGACCTCGCCGACCTGGACACCGGCGTCACCATCGACACCGCTCGCCGCCTGGTCACCGTACCGGCCGGAACGACGCTGCACACGCTCAACGACCTGCTCGCGCGCCACGGCCTGGCCATGCCCAACCTCGGCGACATCGACGCGCAGACCGTCGCCGGCGCGCTCTCCACCGGCACCCACGGCACCGGCGGGAAGCTCGGCTGCCTGTCCACCTTCGTCACGGCGCTGACCCTGGTCACCGGCACCGGCGAGGTGCTGCGCTGCTCCGCCGACGAGCACCGGGACGTGTTCGCCGCCGCCCGGGTCGGGCTCGGCGCCGTGGGGGTGCTGGTCGAGGTCACGCTCCGCTGCGTCGACGCCTTCGTGCTCCGCGCGCACGAGCGGCCGGCCGCGCTCGCCGCGGTGCTCGACGACCTGCCCGGCCTGGTCGAGCGCCACGACCACGCCGAGTTCTACTGGTTCCCGTACACGGACCGGGTGCAGGTCAAGGCCAACGACCGGGTGCCCGCCGACGACCGGCCACTGCCGCGCTGGCGCGGCTGGCTGGACGACGAGTTCCTCTCCAACACCGTGTTCGCCGGGGCCTGCCGGCTGGGCCGCGCCGTGCCGGCGCTCGCCCCCGGGATCAGCGCGATCTCCGCCCGGGCGCTCACCGAACGCACCTACACGGGCCGCTCCGACCTGGTCTTCTGCACCCCGCGCCGGGTCCGCTTCGTCGAGATGGAGTACGGCCTCCCACGCGCCGCCCTGCCCACCGCGCTGGCCGAACTGCGGCGGATCGTGGACGGGCTGCCGTTCAAGGTGCTGTTCCCGGTCGAGGTGCGGTTCACCGCCGCCGACGACATCTGGCTCTCCCACGGGTACGGGCGGGACTCCGCGTACGTGGCCATCCACCAGTACGTGGGGATGCCGTACGAGCCGTACTTCCGGGAGTTCGAGAAGGTCGCCGCAGACCTGGGCGGCCGCCCCCACTGGGGCAAGCTGCACTGGCGGGACGCGGAGTCGCTGGCGGAGGCCTACCCGAAGTTCGGTGACTTCCTGGCGGTGCGCGACCGCCTGGACCCCGACCGCCGCTTCACGAACCCGTACCTGAACCAGGTCCTGGGCGCGTAA
- a CDS encoding TetR family transcriptional regulator, whose translation MLDACAELVDEVGYEGLTTTLLAERAEVAIGSVYQFFPDKRAIVQALTLRTMESYLQRLDERFSSPDLTHWWDGVDAAIDEYISMHRTVPGFRTLHFGDVVDLHLLDEQRDNNGVIADQLARVLTERFGLAGVPDLRFHLEVAVEAADSLIKLAFRRKTEGDERVLVEAKALIREYLHRQVDARTEAVQQS comes from the coding sequence ATGCTGGACGCCTGCGCCGAGCTCGTCGACGAGGTGGGGTACGAGGGCTTGACCACGACCCTTCTCGCCGAGCGTGCCGAGGTGGCGATCGGGTCGGTCTACCAGTTCTTTCCGGACAAGCGGGCCATCGTGCAGGCGCTGACGCTGCGCACGATGGAGTCCTATCTCCAGCGGCTCGACGAGCGGTTCTCCTCGCCCGATCTGACCCACTGGTGGGACGGGGTCGACGCGGCGATCGACGAGTACATCTCGATGCACCGCACGGTCCCTGGTTTCCGTACCCTGCATTTCGGCGACGTGGTCGACCTGCACCTGCTGGACGAGCAGCGGGACAACAACGGGGTGATCGCGGATCAGCTCGCCCGGGTGCTCACGGAGCGGTTCGGTCTGGCCGGCGTGCCCGACCTGCGGTTCCACCTGGAGGTCGCGGTCGAGGCCGCCGACTCCTTGATCAAGCTGGCGTTCCGGCGGAAGACCGAGGGCGACGAGCGGGTGCTGGTCGAGGCGAAGGCGCTCATCCGGGAGTACCTGCACCGGCAGGTCGACGCCCGGACGGAGGCCGTGCAACAGAGTTGA
- a CDS encoding amino acid deaminase/aldolase has translation MAIDRDKLRDRLDRATAHLDPPYAVVDLSAFDANADALVGRAAGKPVRIASKSVRVRELLTRALARPGWRGVMAFTLPEALWLARSGVSDDVLVAYPTADRRALAELAADPALADAVTLMVDDAGQLDLVDQVCPPDRRPPLRVCLELDASWRPLGGRVHVGVRRSPVHSAGAAGSLAAAVAGRQGFRLVGLMSYEAQIAGLGDAPPGQAVLGTAIRVTQRGSYRELLARRAAAVAAVREHADLEFVNGGGTGSVAATSADPAVTEVTAGSGLYGPTLFDAYRAWRPTPAAFFACAVVRRPGPGLATVLGGGWIASGPAADSRLPRPWLPAGLKLLGAEGAGEVQTPLAGDVATDLRIGDRVWFRHAKAGELCEHVNEVHLVDGDSVVATVPTYRGEGHAFL, from the coding sequence GTGGCCATCGACCGTGACAAACTTCGCGATCGCCTCGACCGGGCGACCGCCCACCTCGACCCGCCGTACGCGGTGGTCGATCTCTCCGCCTTCGACGCGAACGCCGACGCCCTGGTCGGGCGGGCCGCCGGCAAGCCGGTGCGGATCGCCAGCAAGTCGGTCCGGGTCCGGGAGCTGCTGACCCGGGCGCTGGCCCGGCCCGGCTGGCGGGGGGTGATGGCGTTCACCCTCCCCGAGGCGCTCTGGCTGGCGCGCAGCGGCGTCAGCGACGACGTGCTGGTCGCCTACCCGACCGCCGACCGGAGGGCGCTCGCCGAACTGGCCGCCGACCCGGCGCTCGCCGACGCGGTGACCCTGATGGTCGACGACGCCGGGCAGCTCGACCTCGTCGACCAGGTGTGTCCGCCCGACCGCAGGCCGCCACTGCGCGTCTGCCTCGAACTGGACGCCTCCTGGCGGCCCCTCGGCGGCCGGGTGCACGTCGGCGTGCGGCGGTCGCCGGTGCACAGCGCCGGGGCGGCCGGCAGCCTCGCCGCCGCCGTCGCCGGCCGGCAGGGCTTCCGGCTGGTCGGCCTCATGTCCTACGAAGCGCAGATCGCCGGCCTCGGCGACGCCCCGCCCGGGCAGGCGGTGCTCGGCACGGCCATCCGGGTCACCCAGCGCGGCTCGTACCGGGAACTGCTGGCCCGCCGGGCGGCCGCGGTCGCCGCGGTACGCGAGCACGCGGACCTGGAGTTCGTCAACGGCGGCGGCACCGGCAGCGTGGCCGCCACCAGCGCCGACCCCGCGGTCACCGAGGTCACCGCGGGCTCCGGCCTGTACGGGCCGACGCTCTTCGACGCGTACCGTGCCTGGCGGCCGACCCCGGCGGCGTTCTTCGCCTGCGCGGTGGTCCGCCGTCCGGGGCCCGGGCTGGCCACCGTGCTCGGCGGCGGCTGGATCGCCTCGGGCCCGGCCGCCGACAGCCGGCTGCCCCGGCCGTGGCTGCCGGCCGGGCTGAAGCTGCTGGGCGCGGAGGGCGCGGGCGAGGTGCAGACCCCGCTGGCCGGCGACGTCGCCACCGACCTGCGGATCGGGGACCGGGTGTGGTTCCGGCACGCAAAGGCCGGCGAGCTGTGCGAACACGTCAACGAGGTGCATCTCGTCGACGGCGACAGCGTGGTGGCCACGGTGCCCACCTACCGGGGCGAGGGCCACGCGTTCCTCTAG
- the tmk gene encoding dTMP kinase, giving the protein MLGVASFGDWLGLLATALFAAAQVSGSTAQGAAFGGVTAIRLLPALVLGPVAGVFADRFDRRWTMVICDLLRFVLFASIPLYALTGASGGLVVGWALIATFLIESVTLLWIPAKEAAVPNLIPRTRLETANQLTLITTYGLTPVAAAIALAVLDRGVRGAVGGDLPDWAEPAQLALWFNAFSRLATALVVAFGIKEISEAQRGETERVEQSMFRQFADGWKYIGQTPLVRGLVLGIFGAFAGGGIVVGTAKFFASSLGAGDAAFSLLFGAIFVGLALGIGLGPMIVRDMSRRRWFGMSIVLASASVLVLAFAIHLSMAMLGAILVGAGAGMAFLAGTTLLGGEVADEVRGRVFAVVQIGTRLVLILAIALSSLLVGVGGSRQLTIADLGISVSSTRLLLLAAGAAGIFAGISAFGQMDDKKGVPVLADLWGSIRGRPLMPSEPFVSSGLFVVFEGGEGAGKSTQLAALADRLRGQGRDVVVTREPGATGIGQRIRSLVLETSDEEAPSPRAEALLYAADRAHHIATVVRPALVRGAVVISDRYVDSSLAYQGAGRTLPVQEVSWLSSWATGGLKPDLVVLLDVDPHTGRSRVDSRNQGADRLEAESLGFHERVRYAFLDLAAADPKRYLVLDASRPAEEIAAAVARRVEEFLVDPAAIVHPRPAQGPDTTVQPELSDAELVTMERPRQ; this is encoded by the coding sequence GTGCTCGGCGTCGCCTCCTTCGGCGACTGGCTCGGCCTGCTCGCCACCGCCCTCTTCGCCGCCGCCCAGGTCTCCGGCAGCACCGCACAGGGCGCCGCCTTCGGTGGCGTGACCGCCATCCGGCTGCTCCCGGCGCTGGTGCTCGGTCCGGTTGCCGGCGTCTTCGCCGACCGGTTCGACCGCCGCTGGACGATGGTCATCTGCGACCTGCTGCGCTTCGTGCTCTTCGCCTCCATTCCGCTCTACGCGCTCACCGGCGCCAGCGGTGGCCTGGTGGTCGGATGGGCGCTGATCGCCACCTTCCTGATCGAGTCGGTCACCCTGCTGTGGATCCCGGCCAAGGAGGCCGCGGTCCCGAACCTGATCCCGCGGACCCGGCTGGAGACCGCCAACCAGCTCACCCTGATCACCACGTACGGCCTCACCCCGGTGGCCGCGGCCATCGCCCTGGCCGTGCTCGACCGCGGCGTACGCGGGGCGGTCGGCGGCGACCTGCCCGACTGGGCCGAGCCGGCCCAGCTCGCCCTCTGGTTCAACGCCTTCTCCCGGCTGGCGACCGCACTGGTGGTGGCCTTCGGGATCAAGGAGATCAGCGAGGCCCAGCGCGGCGAGACGGAGCGCGTCGAGCAGAGCATGTTCCGACAGTTCGCCGACGGCTGGAAATACATCGGCCAGACCCCGTTGGTTCGCGGCCTCGTGCTGGGCATCTTCGGCGCCTTCGCGGGCGGCGGCATCGTGGTCGGCACGGCCAAGTTCTTCGCCAGCTCGCTCGGTGCCGGTGACGCCGCGTTCTCGCTGCTCTTCGGCGCGATCTTCGTCGGCCTGGCGCTCGGCATCGGGCTCGGGCCGATGATCGTCCGGGACATGTCCCGGCGGCGCTGGTTCGGCATGAGCATCGTGCTGGCCAGCGCCTCGGTGCTGGTGCTGGCCTTCGCCATCCACCTGTCCATGGCGATGCTCGGCGCGATCCTGGTCGGCGCGGGCGCCGGCATGGCCTTCCTGGCGGGCACCACGCTGCTCGGCGGCGAGGTCGCCGACGAGGTGCGCGGCCGCGTCTTCGCGGTGGTGCAGATCGGCACCCGGCTCGTGCTGATCCTGGCCATCGCGCTGAGCAGCCTTCTGGTCGGCGTCGGCGGCTCCCGCCAGCTGACCATCGCCGACCTGGGCATCTCGGTCTCCTCGACCCGACTGCTGCTGCTCGCCGCGGGCGCCGCCGGCATCTTCGCCGGCATCAGCGCCTTCGGCCAGATGGACGACAAGAAGGGCGTGCCGGTCCTGGCCGACCTCTGGGGTTCGATCCGGGGCCGCCCGCTCATGCCGTCCGAGCCCTTCGTCTCCAGCGGGCTCTTCGTGGTCTTCGAGGGCGGCGAGGGTGCCGGCAAGTCCACCCAGCTCGCCGCGCTCGCCGACCGGCTGCGCGGGCAGGGCCGGGACGTCGTGGTCACCCGGGAGCCGGGGGCCACCGGCATCGGCCAGCGGATCCGCTCGCTGGTGCTGGAGACCTCCGACGAGGAGGCCCCGTCGCCGCGCGCCGAGGCGCTGCTCTACGCCGCCGACCGGGCGCACCACATCGCCACCGTGGTCCGGCCCGCGCTGGTCCGCGGTGCGGTCGTGATCAGCGACCGGTACGTCGACTCGTCGCTCGCGTACCAGGGCGCCGGGCGGACCCTGCCGGTGCAGGAGGTCTCCTGGCTCTCCTCGTGGGCCACCGGCGGGCTGAAGCCCGACCTCGTGGTGCTCCTCGACGTCGACCCGCACACCGGCCGGTCCCGGGTCGACTCCCGCAACCAGGGCGCCGACCGGCTGGAGGCCGAGTCGCTCGGGTTCCACGAGCGGGTCCGGTACGCCTTCCTCGACCTCGCCGCCGCCGACCCCAAGCGCTACCTGGTGCTCGACGCGTCCCGCCCGGCCGAGGAGATCGCCGCGGCGGTCGCCCGGCGGGTGGAGGAGTTCCTCGTCGACCCGGCCGCCATCGTGCACCCGCGACCCGCCCAGGGCCCCGACACCACGGTCCAGCCCGAGTTATCCGACGCGGAGCTGGTGACGATGGAACGCCCCCGACAATGA
- a CDS encoding DNA polymerase III subunit delta', producing MTDVFADLVGQDEAVATLRRAAASAAALLRATAAAVARAGAPAAGGADPDGGHDDLDALAEEFDEPGPEGADPGAGMTHAWIFTGPPGSGRSVAARAFAAALQCVHGTGCGRCPGCHTTLAGTHADVRLVVPEGLSIGVSEMRALVLRAASTPSGGRWQVVIIEDADRLTEAAGNALLKAVEEPPPRTVFLLCAPSTHPDDISVTIRSRCRVVPLRQPPAGAVAEVLVRRDGIAPDVAEWAAAAAQGHVGRARRLARDPEARQRRDAVLAVPRRLTGVGAAFDAASALIEAAEAEAAAAVAEIDEAERSALQTALGAGGTGRGAAGAMRGAAGQLKDLERRQKSRATRAQRDALDRALVDLAGFYRDALTMALRAPVAPVHTDTAALAGAGAQKWDAEGALRRLEAVLECRAAIEANVKPRIAVEAMMLALWRG from the coding sequence ATGACCGACGTCTTCGCCGACCTGGTCGGACAGGACGAGGCGGTGGCCACGCTCCGGCGGGCCGCCGCCTCGGCCGCCGCCCTGCTGCGCGCCACCGCGGCCGCCGTGGCGCGGGCGGGCGCCCCGGCGGCCGGCGGAGCCGACCCGGACGGCGGGCACGACGACCTCGACGCGCTCGCCGAGGAGTTCGACGAGCCCGGCCCGGAGGGCGCCGATCCCGGCGCCGGGATGACGCACGCCTGGATCTTCACGGGGCCGCCCGGTTCCGGCCGGTCGGTGGCCGCCCGCGCCTTCGCCGCCGCCCTCCAGTGCGTGCACGGCACCGGCTGCGGCCGCTGCCCCGGCTGCCACACCACCCTGGCCGGCACTCACGCCGACGTGCGGCTGGTGGTGCCCGAGGGGCTCTCCATCGGCGTGAGCGAGATGCGCGCGCTGGTGCTGCGGGCGGCCAGCACACCGTCCGGCGGCCGCTGGCAGGTCGTCATCATCGAGGACGCCGACCGGCTCACCGAGGCCGCCGGCAACGCGCTGCTCAAGGCCGTCGAGGAGCCGCCGCCGCGTACCGTCTTCCTGCTCTGCGCCCCCTCCACCCACCCGGACGACATCTCGGTGACCATCCGGTCGCGGTGCCGGGTCGTGCCACTGCGGCAGCCGCCGGCCGGCGCGGTGGCCGAGGTGCTCGTACGCCGCGACGGCATCGCCCCCGACGTGGCCGAATGGGCCGCCGCGGCGGCGCAGGGCCACGTGGGCCGGGCCCGGCGGCTGGCCCGCGACCCGGAGGCCCGGCAGCGCCGCGACGCCGTGCTCGCCGTGCCGCGCCGGCTGACCGGCGTCGGCGCCGCGTTCGACGCCGCCTCGGCGCTGATCGAGGCGGCCGAGGCGGAGGCCGCCGCGGCGGTCGCCGAGATCGACGAGGCGGAGCGGTCCGCGCTCCAGACCGCGCTCGGCGCGGGCGGCACCGGCCGGGGTGCGGCCGGCGCCATGCGCGGCGCCGCCGGGCAGCTCAAGGACCTGGAGCGGCGGCAGAAGTCGCGGGCCACCCGGGCCCAGCGGGACGCACTCGACCGGGCGCTGGTCGACCTGGCCGGCTTCTACCGCGACGCGCTCACCATGGCCCTGCGGGCGCCGGTCGCGCCGGTGCACACCGACACGGCGGCGCTGGCCGGGGCCGGCGCGCAGAAGTGGGACGCCGAGGGGGCGCTGCGCCGGCTGGAGGCCGTGCTGGAGTGCCGGGCGGCCATCGAGGCGAACGTCAAGCCGCGGATCGCGGTGGAGGCGATGATGCTCGCCCTGTGGCGGGGCTGA
- a CDS encoding YbaB/EbfC family nucleoid-associated protein, which yields MPRGEIDEAWIEEAVRRYRHIETLQAEFDQAVATVEVTVRSPDGLVEVVVTAGGRITDVRFLGPLHQRNPRDVAGSVQAAVTAAADAAQWAREKLHNETFAAYRPLAGA from the coding sequence ATGCCACGCGGGGAGATCGACGAGGCCTGGATCGAGGAGGCGGTGCGGCGCTACCGGCACATCGAGACCCTCCAGGCCGAGTTCGACCAGGCGGTGGCGACGGTCGAGGTCACCGTCCGCTCGCCCGACGGCCTCGTCGAGGTGGTGGTGACCGCCGGCGGGCGGATCACCGACGTGCGCTTCCTCGGCCCGCTGCACCAGCGCAACCCCCGGGACGTCGCCGGATCGGTGCAGGCCGCCGTGACCGCCGCCGCCGACGCGGCGCAGTGGGCCCGCGAGAAGCTGCACAACGAGACGTTCGCGGCCTACCGGCCGCTGGCGGGAGCCTGA
- a CDS encoding type VII secretion target — translation METLRALAARLDEAGAALATLAHTVTATDPPHPAFGAHATGRPGEIGRALHRQWTAATGDRAREARAAATRLAAAAAALRSAADRYPATDESVARRLAREA, via the coding sequence ATGGAGACGTTGCGCGCGCTGGCGGCCCGCCTGGACGAGGCCGGGGCGGCCCTCGCCACGCTGGCCCACACGGTGACCGCCACCGACCCGCCCCACCCCGCGTTCGGCGCACACGCCACCGGCCGGCCCGGCGAGATCGGTCGGGCCCTGCACCGGCAGTGGACCGCGGCCACCGGCGACCGGGCCCGCGAGGCGCGAGCCGCCGCCACCCGGCTGGCCGCCGCCGCGGCCGCCCTGCGCAGCGCCGCCGACCGCTACCCGGCGACCGACGAGTCTGTCGCGCGGCGGCTGGCCCGGGAGGCGTGA
- a CDS encoding PSP1 domain-containing protein: MGMLCAVSFNRYGRLFYLDPGELRPQVGDKVLVPTDDGPEVAECVWAAQWVSEDTEGFPRLAGLAGDEDLRRDELLRRRKADAKVAAKRLIREHGLPMKVVAIDHVFATPETGSDRTTVYFTAPHRVDFRSLVRDLGATLHCRVELRQLSARDSARVQGGIGSCGRDLCCATFLTDFEPVTIRMAKDQDLPLNPLRISGACGRLMCCLKYEHPLYQRFQESAPAIGSRVSTPEGEGKVVGHSVPRDSVTVRLDADGSRCSCSRASVCAPRQAHDQHYS, translated from the coding sequence ATGGGCATGCTCTGCGCGGTCAGCTTCAACCGGTACGGGCGCCTCTTCTACCTGGATCCCGGTGAGCTGCGCCCGCAGGTGGGCGACAAGGTGCTGGTGCCCACCGACGACGGGCCCGAGGTGGCCGAGTGCGTCTGGGCGGCGCAGTGGGTCAGCGAGGACACCGAGGGCTTCCCCCGGCTGGCCGGCCTGGCCGGGGACGAGGACCTGCGCCGCGACGAGCTGCTGCGGCGGCGCAAGGCCGACGCCAAGGTGGCCGCCAAGCGGCTGATCCGCGAGCACGGCCTGCCCATGAAGGTGGTGGCCATCGACCACGTCTTCGCCACCCCGGAGACCGGCAGCGACCGGACGACCGTCTACTTCACCGCGCCGCACCGGGTCGACTTCCGCTCGCTGGTGCGCGACCTGGGGGCGACCCTGCACTGCCGGGTTGAGCTGCGCCAGCTCTCCGCCCGGGACTCGGCCCGGGTGCAGGGCGGGATCGGCTCCTGCGGGCGGGACCTGTGCTGCGCCACCTTCCTCACCGACTTCGAACCGGTCACCATCCGGATGGCCAAGGACCAGGACCTGCCGCTCAACCCGCTGCGCATCTCCGGCGCGTGCGGCCGGCTGATGTGCTGCCTCAAGTACGAGCACCCGCTCTACCAGCGGTTCCAGGAGTCCGCGCCGGCCATCGGCAGCCGCGTCTCCACCCCGGAGGGCGAGGGCAAGGTCGTCGGCCACAGCGTCCCCCGCGACTCGGTCACGGTGCGCCTGGATGCCGACGGCTCCCGCTGCTCGTGCAGCCGCGCATCGGTGTGCGCCCCCCGCCAGGCCCACGACCAGCACTACTCCTGA
- a CDS encoding metallophosphoesterase family protein, which translates to MSDDHVPPQQPIPEAHPGERASRRPRSLDPLELGFTPRKPVPWLAPLLLISTGLRTLLAILFGAYLDKRELQNAFGDDTFRQVGPDGGLWLDYVADLGDGFDATYSVAYLLAQPELEVDGHRLPRAQTLVMGGDQVYPSAAYEAYEDRCKGPYQAALPIAPPQRPTLFAVPGNHDWYDGLTAFLRLFVRSRDRHFAGWGTGQSRSYFAVELPADWWLLGLDDQSGSYLDDPQLTYFDEVARKLTPRAKVILAVPAPTWVKAHDHPTAYDSIDYFIRTIVAPTGAQVRLLVSGDLHHYARYTGPDRQLITCGGGGAYLYPTHQLPERLEVPPRDTLARRSSRTREYELAARYPDKARSRRYGWGIFARLPFRNPGFTTLLGTLHTLLMLAMAGVAANQVGTTEQRLFSVPLVIMLAVTLLSAAFFAKPPSAGGKRHARHWILGVTHGLAHVALAAGGTWLWLQLPFYDWPWPLPAVAAAVLYGPVSGLVASQLVALYLLVAGSFGVNVNELFAGQGIEDSKSFLRFRIDPDGTLTIYPIAVDKVSHTWQLNPEESPTASWILPKSPLTPRLAESPIVLR; encoded by the coding sequence GTGAGTGACGATCACGTGCCGCCGCAGCAGCCGATCCCCGAGGCGCACCCGGGCGAGCGGGCCAGCCGCCGCCCGCGCAGCCTGGACCCGCTGGAGCTGGGGTTCACCCCCCGGAAGCCGGTCCCCTGGCTCGCGCCGCTGCTGCTCATCAGCACCGGGCTGCGGACGCTGCTGGCGATACTGTTCGGGGCGTACCTGGACAAGCGCGAGTTGCAGAACGCGTTCGGCGACGACACGTTCCGGCAGGTGGGGCCGGACGGCGGGCTCTGGCTGGACTACGTGGCCGACCTGGGTGACGGTTTCGACGCCACGTACTCGGTGGCCTATCTGCTCGCCCAGCCGGAGCTGGAGGTGGACGGGCACCGGCTGCCCCGGGCGCAGACGCTGGTGATGGGGGGCGACCAGGTCTACCCGTCGGCGGCCTACGAGGCGTACGAGGACCGGTGCAAGGGGCCGTACCAGGCGGCGCTGCCGATCGCGCCGCCGCAGCGGCCGACGCTCTTCGCGGTGCCGGGCAACCACGACTGGTACGACGGCCTGACGGCGTTCCTGCGGTTGTTCGTCCGGTCCCGGGACCGGCACTTCGCGGGTTGGGGCACCGGCCAGTCCCGCTCGTACTTCGCGGTGGAGTTGCCGGCCGACTGGTGGCTGCTCGGCCTCGACGACCAGTCCGGGTCGTACCTGGACGACCCGCAGCTCACCTACTTCGACGAGGTCGCCCGGAAGCTCACGCCGCGGGCCAAGGTGATCCTCGCGGTGCCGGCGCCGACGTGGGTCAAGGCCCACGACCATCCCACGGCCTACGACTCGATCGACTACTTCATCCGTACGATCGTGGCGCCCACGGGCGCTCAGGTGCGGCTGCTGGTCTCCGGCGACCTGCACCACTACGCCCGCTACACCGGACCGGATCGGCAGTTGATCACCTGTGGGGGTGGCGGCGCCTACCTCTACCCCACCCACCAGCTGCCCGAGCGGCTGGAGGTGCCGCCGCGGGACACGCTGGCCCGCCGGTCCAGCCGCACCCGCGAGTACGAGCTGGCCGCCCGCTATCCGGACAAGGCCCGCTCCCGGCGGTACGGCTGGGGGATCTTCGCCCGGCTGCCGTTCCGCAACCCGGGTTTCACCACTCTGCTGGGCACCCTGCACACGCTGCTCATGCTGGCCATGGCCGGGGTGGCGGCGAACCAGGTCGGAACCACCGAGCAGCGGCTGTTCAGCGTGCCGCTGGTGATCATGCTGGCGGTGACCCTGCTGAGCGCGGCGTTCTTCGCCAAGCCGCCCAGCGCCGGTGGGAAGCGGCACGCCCGGCACTGGATCCTCGGCGTGACCCACGGCCTGGCTCACGTGGCGCTGGCTGCCGGCGGCACCTGGCTCTGGCTGCAACTGCCGTTCTACGACTGGCCGTGGCCGCTGCCGGCGGTCGCCGCCGCCGTCCTGTACGGGCCGGTGAGCGGGCTGGTCGCCAGCCAGCTGGTGGCGCTGTACCTGCTGGTGGCCGGCTCGTTCGGGGTGAACGTCAACGAGCTCTTCGCCGGCCAGGGCATCGAGGACTCGAAGTCATTCCTCCGCTTCCGCATCGACCCGGACGGCACCCTGACGATCTACCCGATCGCGGTCGACAAGGTCTCCCACACCTGGCAGCTCAACCCCGAAGAGTCCCCGACGGCAAGCTGGATCCTCCCGAAGTCCCCCCTGACCCCCCGCCTGGCCGAATCCCCCATCGTCCTCCGCTGA